acataaacacCTGgatatacaacaacccctagacatacaaaaaaccctagacactACAAATACTACACATACCACCCTGTGTCCTCCCCAAAATTTCTCCAGCGTCGctgtcaataatggctgatccccTGGCTGTGGTCCCACTCTCAGTGGGAGTGTAATATGCAAAAAAACAATTTCACACCTGTGCAGGTTACCCACTTGTACATACAGTGAAACAGGACTATATAAGCACCCCCTAATTATTAACTTTTGATTGAAGTCATCCTCAGGTGTCCAACATTAATTGGGAGTTCTATGCTCTGGCTGGGGATGAGCTTGATAACAGGGTCTACTCTCCTGCGAACCGGGAGTCATGGAACTTCGGGAGGGAAGATCTGACAAAGAACACATTATTTTAGCAATAATAAGGTTCCCAGCAATCAAGTATGCTGTAATGGTCGATTTGAAACCCAAAACCTGTTACTTTTTGtcatatagcagacactcttatccagagtgacttacagtagcgagtgcatacattttcatactaatcccccatgggaatcaaacccccaaccctggtgttacaagcaccatgctctaccaacagagCCACCCTCTTATAGGCTGATTCCAGATGTTTGTTTATTAATAATGTGAAGACCAATCAGTGgcaagtattggagtcaacatcgcTGTGGaatgcttgacaccttgtagagtccatgccccgagaaattgaggctgttctgagggcaaaggggggggggtgcaactcaatattaggaaggtgttcctaatgttttgtacactcagtgtatactttTGTGTGGCAAAGCCATTTTTTTATGAACATACAATAAAGTTACTTATTTTCAAATAGCCTCACTAATCCTTGGAATCAACAAAGCAAATAGTCAACAGCAAAACACTACTAGTAGCTTGAATTTTATATAGCAAAATAATCCCCTGAAGCATTTGCTAAGGAGGGTGACATCAAATAGCACACTGCAACACAGTTAAGGCATAAATGTGAAATGGTTAATAAAGTAATCTTGGTGTTTTGTCATAATTACAGTGCCACCCCTCAAAATGTATTCATTTTCTCCCAGCAGCTACATAACTAGGGCCATGTTTTGGTCaatcatgtcacatgacctggaTTTTAACTTTTATTTTAAGCCTTTTCCAGAAATGAGAATTAGAAGAAACAAATGAAGCATTGTCTGAAGGATAGTGCTGGACCATCTGACATTAAAAAAAAGGGGAAGTTTGATGAAAAAGCTTTAAATAAAGTTTCAAATCCAGGTCATGAGATTAACCAAAACACAGGGCTCCCTACACAAACAATGTCAAATGTTAGATTATACACCGCCCCCTATTGATATGGATGAAACCGTTTCCATAACTAATAATATTGAAAAATAATGAGATTTAACTTGGTTAGAAAATATTTATTGAGACGTCATCAAACCAAAAATGTTCCAGATACAATGTCCATTAGAGACCAATACAGGAGCAATTAAAATGTATCATTGCTCATTTGACAGTCCAAAAGGTTCATATCAATAAAAGTGAACagctacatacatacattcacCATAGACTAGTCTCTTAAGTGTTTCCATAGAAATGCCAGTCATACAGAACCCAGAGACTCATGTTCACATTATTCAAACCAGTGAAGAGGAATAGGGACAAGTCAAACAATGCCCCCGACTTCGTGGGGAGTTGAGAGTTTACTGATAATAAGGGCGGTAGCGGGACTGATCGGGGTGATGGGGTCCAGGCATCTGGCCCTGAGGTGGGGGGCCCTGCATCCTTGGAGGAGGAGGCCCTCTAGGGGCAGGCCACATCCCAGGGCTCAGACCCCCTTGCTGATTAAAAGGGGGACTGAGTGTGCCCTGGTCCTCAGGGAACTGCTGCATGGAGTTAGGGTTGTAGTGGTGGGGAGGGGGAGCGTTGACTGGAGGACCACCGTGTTGAGGTGGGGGGCCTGGAGGAGGGTGGTTCATGTAGGGGGGCATCTGACCCATGATGTGTCCTGGCGGGGGGGTAATGGGAGGGGGTGCGTTGGACATGGGCGGGGGAGGGCCGGCCTGGTTGTACACCATGTGGGGTGTCCCAGAGCCCTGGGGCGGGTGCTGCATGGGGTGGTTgatgggtggagggggaggaggcggAGGGCCATAGTGCTGCTGCGGTGGCGCCATCATGTGGTGGGGGTGGGACACTACAGGCTGACCAGGGTAGTcagggtggtggtgtgggggtggaGCAGGGCCCGGGCCAGGAGGGAGAGGGTCAcgggaggaagaggtggaggaagaaCCGGAGTCATCCTGGATTGGCACGGTGATGAGGTTGCTGCGTGCGCGTGTAGTTACCGTGGCGATGCGAAAGGTCTCCTGGGAAAGAGGAGGTGCATCATGGGAAGCCTGTGGTGGCTGACTGTAGGGGTCATGACCCCCGTGTTGGATGGAGGGCGGGAGGTGCCCTTGAGTCTTGGGCAGGTGAGGCGGGGGCACACGGAAGCGGTCAGGCACCTCTGTGGATGGGGGAAGGTGCAGGGCGTCCTGGCGGCTTGCCAAGGCCTTGGCTGCCCTCATGTGGCGGTGGTTGATGTGGGCTTGCAGGTCACGCTGGGAAAGGTAGGTGCGCTTGCAGCCTTGCACGATGCTGCACATGTAGAGGGAGCCACGCAGACACTGTTCGATGCGCTGGACCGGGTCTGTGCAGCTGAAGAGCTGCATACTAAACAACACAAAGGTTTAGTTAGTAAGTGCAGACAGCAACCACACATACAGATAGTTtatttgtgttttatttatttaaccaggcaagtcagttatgaacaaattattttttacaatgatggcctaccctggccaaaacctaacccgggcgacgctgggccaattgtgcgctaccctatgggactcccaatcacggccagttgtgatacagcctggaatcgaactagtgtctgtagtgacgcctctagcactgagatgcagtgccttagaccgctgcgccactcaagaGACCTGCATATGGACAGTTGAATGCACTAGTGCAGCGATTCTCAACTGGTGGGACATTTTGAATTACGGGAGGCTTTGATCAACACCGTGTACACTAGTGGCACCTAATGGTCAAAATAATTTAGAACAGGCAAATTGGTATACATGACATCACACATGCCTTCACGCTTTGTCTTCTACCGAAACCAATCAGGTGGTTGTTCGACAAAACGAAGCGCCGAACGTCATTGATCGCGTGCTTCTGATAAAGGGATACAAGCCTCGGCACACTGTTTAGAAGCAAGCTGCTTAGCGATTTCGATGCCCCGGAGCTCCGGTATCAAAAGTAACGCCACTAGACACGGCTGTCTTGagtaaaaatgtataaatactCCAGTCAGAACTTAAACTACAACCAGTTAGAAAGTGTGTAGAAATTATATAATTATAATAAAAACACTctcttttctatttttgttcaatCAAAGTATTTTTTACATCGCTATTGGCAGAGCTGGTTGATTTTGGGGTCTCAAACCAGTGAGCTTATTAACATTCTTCATCAAGAATATGGGGAAAAATGTATTATTGACAATGACAAATGTGGGAATGTCTTTCCCTTGTCATATAATTTCTACCTTTACTATCAATACAGCATTGAAGATATTTTTCCAgattgcatatatatatatatatatatatatagactctcctttttttctactgtgttattgacttgttaattgtttactccatgtgtaactctgtgttgtctgttcacactgctatgctttatcttggccaggtcgcagttgcaaatgagaacttgttctcaactagcctacctggttaaataaaggtgaaataaaaaataaatacaaatttggGATATTTTTTGTTTTACAATGCGAATATTGGGTTGCGACTGAGACAACCTGGTTTAATTTGGGTCCAGaggcaaaaccagttgagaaccaatggttaaaaaaataaaagtcaAGAGCTTACCCTGGGCACATCTTGTCTCCCTTCTTCTCGTGGAGCAAAGCACACTCATAACAGAACACATGCTTGCATGGAATCTGGTGAGTAAATACAGATAATAACATAAGCTGCTGCACTCATAGCCTCTTActataaaacatttttaagagCCACATAACACACTATGTAAAACGTGATCGAAGAGACATACCATGCGTCCATAGATCCTTATGGGCAGACCACACTTGTCACAAAAGTGTGCTGGAATGTCATCCTTTTCACCTATCAAATTCAACTGTGGGGAAAAGACCAAGAGGTCTATGACACAGTAATGATGTAGGTGGaatgcatccccccccccccccccccccccccaacaatagATATTGAAACACTACCTTAAAGTCCCAAAACATTTGCTGGGGGAACCTCCGTTGACTTGCAAACACATCCCCAGCCTTGGTACCACTGTCGAACCTCTCCTCTTGCTTGAAGCTAAAACTCTCTAGAAAACACAGATATGTTGCCTTACTGTAGTCCCATATGAAAGCTTGCTTCTATGACCTAGAAACAGGTTTCCCTACCCCAAATCTAGCCCATGGGAATTAAAACTGAGAAAATGAGAAAGCACTTGTGGCTGGCTAACCTTCATCCCCAGCATGGGGTTTGGAGGGCTGCCTGCCCATGGGTCTTTGTGTCCGGGGAGCAGGTTTGCTCCTGATGGTTGGTTTGGAGATGAGTTTGATGGGGATGCGTCTGCGGACATCAGGGCCCCCAAGACTCCCCGAGCCGTCCGTGCCTTGCAGGTCATTGTCTGTGGGAAAACGATGGATCATTCAAAATGTCAGTGACCTGAGTCAGTCATTTGCTACCAAGCAAACATTTACATGATACTTGCTACTAACAATGACACTATAAGTTGACAATCCATAGGTGATCAAAACCATGATAAATAGTTCAGTAAAGCGCTAATGTTTCATTTTAGCCAACGCTAACATTGTCTGGAGTTGCAGAAATTGATGGAGAATGCAGACCGTAGCTAGCACTTAATCTAAGCTACAAACATCGCATTATTTATTTTGAATATTTTGTGGTTAGAGTACTGTCCTGACAATTTAAGTTATTAGCTTTGCACTGGCAGATCAACTACAACCGTCACTTTATTCTAAAaagtatagctagctagctagctactactgtGGCAACACAGATCTACGGAAACTAAAGTTAGCAATATATTAGCTATTTAGCTAGCAGTGGGCTGGCAACGAGAGGTTGCTTACAAGGCCTCAATTTTTGTACTTTAAACACTCCACTGATAATACTTGTAAAGTATAACTGAACATGAATAAGATTACAAATTAAATCTATTTCGCTGTGTATCAAGTTAAATCTACTGATACACAAATAAAACTAAAATACAGCTGAAACTGGAGAGTAAATAGTCTCTTACCACTTTGGTCCATAATTCACCGCAATGCTGTATGGGAAAGTATAATAaaaggggaggagtggagttCAACCACCGAGGGGTCGTCAccagttaccacagccacaaagtcttaACCCCCGCCCATTTCTACAATTGACCTTAAAATCTCATTTTAAACCTAACTACACTGCTAACCCGAAAAAGCACATTTCTGTTTTCATTAATTTTTACGATATAGTCTATTTTTACTTTGTGGTGTAGTAATAACTAGTGGAAACCATCACTGATGTGTAAAGAACGAGAGTTCaaccaaagacagtacagtatgaagataggcagAAACGGCTTCTTTAATAGAAATCCCCGAGCACGCTTGTCGGCGATGTCATTgcgacgttggctagctaaaGGCCGCGTTTCAAACTCATTAAAGACACACCCTCGCCTtgtgcccttgggggaatccccgcgGCCATATTTGTCTTCGGTCCAAATGATAAGCAAGAGAAGTTTGCAACATAAACTCCTCAGCTCTCGTTTTTAATGGAGTTTGCGAGTTATTAAATTATGTTCACTTCGGGCCTGAAACGCCCCATAATTCAATTCGCGATGATCCTCCAAAACTTCAATGTCAATAtggagtcaacatacaagtgtaagtcaATAAGTTAGAAgttgtgctactaatgcacagACACATCTCGTAAAAGTAATAATGTTTTTatttggttagcttttggaaattgtagaaaaaTTTGtttttccttcttcagaagtaACTAGGCAggctaacattagttagctaattaatttgctagctatcatacagtaggtgtatattaataattatatagttaatataagtaggcatgcaatcataattgactgtagccaTATAAAGCACCCAAAAGCGaccggtggctgaaaacacaaccATTGAGTGACGAATTTCCGGGCAAGGGCGGTCCATTTAAAACTAATTCCTTCCTCCCcccttaaaaaaataaataataattccttcctccctcgccctGCAAGTGTAAACTCGTCAGACATCATAAAACGTCATCGTATTTTAcgtgtttggaatgcagccaaACTCATGTGCAGAAATAAACTGCGCATGTGCATGCTGccaaatcaaaggcactccttcaATATTAAGTCGTTTTTGacgaaaatgaaaacgtgtcagttttTGACTTTGTTGAGGTTGTAGTTATAACATCTTTAGCTACTAAAGAcattggctcaaattaagattttAAGAAAATTGACTATTAAGGAATCATTTTTCACTTCTATTGACTTCTCAAACCACATACCCCGGCCTGGTCCGCTTCGTCTGCTAAGCAAGCGTTCACGAAAGTCACCTGATGTTGCATCTCTGGGTTTAAAAACTCTGGTTCAATGCAGCTCCTCCTTTCTTCATTTCATCCGGGAGGCTAGACACTTCGTTGTGTGTTGCTGCTTTTCACAGTTCGGAAAGTTCATTGCACATTTGTTCACATTAGATGTCGAGAGCCTATATACCAGCATTCCCCGTGTGGGTGAGGGGTTGGCATCACTAGCACACTATTTGGAAGACAGATACTAACGAATATCCACCAACAAACTTTACTCTAGAGCTGGCTGAATATGTTTGGACGTATAACTATTTCAGGTTTGATGATGAATGCTCCCTCCAAACGAATGGAACATCGATGGGCTCCACATTCGCTCCGAGCTATGCTAATTTCTATGTGGGTATTTTTGAAGAGCGTTTTGTTAATAATGAAATAAAGTCCTGAAATGGTATCGATATATTGACATTTTTTGCATGTGGGAAGGAACGGAAAAAGAGCTGTCAGATTTTATGGCGCTACTCAATGACATTGACCCCAATCTCAAATTCACATTTGAATGTGACACTCAACGTGTTCATTACCTCGATATGTGGATTGAGAaatcaaatggaaccctgtttacAACTCTGTATAGAAAAGAAACGGATGGAAATACTCTATTACAGGGGGACAGCTTCCATCCTGAGCTTAAAAAGAGGACTTCCAAGAAGCCAGTATTTCAGACTGCGCGGTATGTGCCACTCCACAGACGATTATCTAGAAAAAGAAGCGGAGATGCGCATTGGGTTTCTAAGAAGAGGCTATTCGCCACAATATGTGGATGAAGATCTTAATTTGGCATTAGGAACAACAGGAGTTGAACTGCTACAAAAAAGACCCGCTAAAGAACattccgtaatgttcacaaccacATATACTTTGAACTCGCGAAAAGTGGGAGATGTGGTCAAGAAACACTAGCATATTTTATCATCGGACCCGGTTTTGCCGGCTGAATTTAAAAATCTACCACTTATTGTGTATAGGAGAGGTCGCAATTTACGCGATAAATTGGTTCATGCCAACTGACAGctacaaaagaaaatcagccaggcTCTTTTACACCCTCTTCGAAATGATAGCTATAAATGCAGAGGATGCGCACAGTGCAACAATATGATGAAGTGTGAATATTTCTGCCACCCACACACAGGAAAACGGTTCCAAATAAATGACATTATTACGTGTTCCACCacccatgttatttacattatttaTTGTCCATGTGGGCCTATCTCTGTCGGTGAAAACTCTCGAGAATTAGTGAACATAAAAGTTCAATCAGGAGAAACGAAAGGGATTATCCAGTCGCAGTACATTTTAATGACCTAAAGCTGACAATACTCTGAGTAAAATAtaatgttttgggattttcaccctgcagacattatttcctaaaggacttaatgatgaaatgcctaagtatgttatgttgtgaatttgaacatTAATTATGTCCCTATTTAAGATGACTCTGTTTTTCGTACGATGTACCAAATGATTAATGAGAACTTGCTATGTCCTCATTGTGattttacagacgtgtttaatacgtcttatttacacactttattcgaatatttatgaaatgcatattgttatatttggtagcacttatttgATTTTCCTTCGCCTCCAAACCCTGTCGATGcgtggaacggatgtgggtggggctaggtctacataagggtgcaattatttattttttaatcacaaaagctctgacgcggctgtgaggccgatacgtaagcttattTAAGATCAGTGAttctatcaagagcagtgtgcgtttcctttttccttcatcttgttcaactgttgccatgcacctgcaaaaaagattGCTCAGATATGTGAGTGCCTTTTTGAATTTTaaaacatttgttcacaaaaaagAGGATATGGGGAAAAAGGAAAATGCACCATCATCTAgcgtccaaggcactgcatctcagtgcaagaggctgtcactacagtccctggtttgaatccagactgtatcacatccggccatgattggaagtcccataggacggcgcacaatcggcccagcgtcgtctgggtttggccggggtaggccttcattgtaaataagaatttgttcttaactgacttgcctagttaaataaaggttaaataaaacatttaaaaaataccaCTATCCCCAATACACCCCACCATCCCTTCCCACTACTTTGGCTGTAACCCCTTCTCTCAAAACCCCCTTTAGTTCTTCTGCACTAAAATCTTTGACACCCAAAAACATCTCTACTGCTGCAGTGCTCTCACCCTGGAAACATCAACCTGTCTCATTTACATAGGACATTTCTGATCCCAAGCAACATGGCCACCCCCTAATTGAAGCATCCCACCTTTTCCACCAAACCTACACACTCtcccatgccctcctgcacacttctcacacctcggaatctccctcctacatactgctgcaacatgaccataaactTGGCACCTGAAACACCATAGTGGGTTTGAAACAAAAGCTCTCCGGATGTACAGTaacacaaatgtggaaaaagtcaaggggtgtgaatgcaTACAAACTCAGAAGGACAGGCAGGGTCTCCTCAGGCTTGTGCTTGCCACCGGGTCTGCATCAGTCGATCCACCTCAACACTCAACGCTACCCCAGTTATCACTCCTTTCAGCAGTGCTCTACTCCGGAGAGCAAAGCAGGACACAGCTCTCATCCCGAGTCGCATAGCGCCCCCTCCCTCTGGGCAgcagacacacaaaaaaatctaCTCAAGTCCACTTCTGGATACTTTGACTGAATTGACAAGAACCAACTCCTTCTTCACACATCCTGATACCACAAACGGGTCAGCCAAAAGGCATGGATCTACTTTCTCCAAGAATTGTACACCCACTGGGCTAGAGTCATCTCGGCCATTTTCCTGATCATTAGGGTGAGGCTCGGAAGCCTTCACGTCACCTGTCGGTGCAGGTTCTTCCTCTTCACTTCTGTCAGGTTCAATTTCTGAGAGTTCACTATCTGTTGACCTCTCAGGGGTTTCAGGCACGTAATTATCTCTTCTGTACTTGACTCAAAGGAGAAAGTACTGTGTTTGTATTTCGCAGATGTTGGTTTGGGTTTGAACCTCACGCTCTTCTTTCAGCCTCGCTTCATCTTGTCATGCGCCATGAATTCCATCTTCCGCATTCATCCCAGCATCTAacaaatataataaaatatgcAAATCTAACAACAAATATAACAAATATAAAGTCAATATCTTTATCATACATAATAACTGAGTTGCAAATGTAACGCATTGTGTTTGTGCAGAAAAATGTATATTTGAACATTGTATTAGATCTGTAGGCATACATGAACAATAAAAGTTATTCCATACACAGTGCAGATGATGCATGGTCATTTCTGTATTCAACTGGTAATTAGTGGTAAATCACTTGATTATCTTTTGATGGAATTATCGAAGACCTCTAGTCCAATCTAGTGGAAAAGGGCCTTATCAGAGGAGCAGGCCAAGACCATTAGGTCCACTATCCTAGACAGTAATGTTGCAGACAGGAAAtgtcatatactgtatatttgtgATTTATTTACATTAATTCACTTAAGCCCCAACCTGGTCCCAATGTATTGAAAACTTTAGTAGACAGACATACAATTCCTGGACCTggtgaatattattattttttaaatatactgTTTATCCCAATCATAATGTAATAATTGAAATTATATTGTTTGATAAATCGACAGTTTTGACAGGAAACAGATGCAAAGTTTTATAGTTTATTCCTCGTCTCTCTCTGAAGTCCTTGCGCCAAAAATGTTAGACGGACCAAGATTCAAAGGTCAGATAATGAAGGAAGAGGTGGTGTTTGCTCAGTTGTGTCTAGGACATTGAACTCGTCATTACATTTGGTTGGCATAGATGGTTTGTCATTGAGGTTGGACGAATTTGGAAGGGCTGGGGAAGGGTCTGTTAGAAGTTAGCAGGGCTCTTTTAAATGTTCTTAATAGTACAGTTAGGTAGGTGGAGCTAATGTAAACCGTGATTGACcacacactccagcacagtaggtggcagcatgcACCTTAAAGTTTGTGGTTTAAAAGCAAGTGGTTTGAGTAAATGAGATAATGATAATGGACCTTTTTACACAGTTTCTCGACTGTGTCCAGCTTGCTAATAATCACAGAAATTCAAGCTAGACTGTTAGGGAGTAAATACTTTAAAATGACTCAATATACACTGAatagaaatataaacgcaacatgtaaattgttagtcccaaaatgtgtttacattctggttagtgagcatttctcctttgccaagataacccatccatccacctgacaggtgtggcatatcaagaagcttttGTCACAGAAtaagttttgtcatacaacacaatgccacagatgtctcaagttttgagtaaGCATGCaatatgctgactgcaggaatgtccaccagagctgttgccagagaatgtaatgttcatgtatctaccataagccacctccaacgtagttttagagaatttggcagtatgtccaaccggcttcacaaccgcagGCTACGTGCATTTcatcgtgtgggtgagcggtttgctaatgtcaacattgtgaacagagtgccccatgctggcggtggggttatggtatgggcaggcataagcatgataatgcacgggcggcaggtagcataatggttggactagtaaccaaaaggttgcaagaacgaatccctgagctgacaaggtaaaaatatgttgttctgcccctgaataacccactgttcctgggctgtcattgaaaaataaaaatttgttcttaactgacttgcttagttaaataaaggataaaaaataaaaataaatgttgcaAGGATTTGTACataagctgaaaatgtcccatggcctgcatactcaccagacatgtcacccattgagcatgtttgggatgctctagatTGACATGTACCACAGgcacagcatgttccagttcccgccaatatccagcaattttgcacagccattgaagaaaattgtgggacaacattccacaagccacaatcaacagcctgatcaactttatgcgaaggaaatgtgttgcgctgcatgaggcaaatggtggtcacaccagatactaacttttctgatccacgcccctaacttaaaaaaaagaaaagttatctgtgaccaacaggtgcatgcatatctgtattcccagatgtgaaatccatagattagggcctaatgaattttttaaaattgactgatttccttatatgaattgtaactcagtaaaatcgttgaaatagtcgcgtttatatttttgatcagtatactttaaaatgactaaaaccaactCGAAACTGTGTAGAAAATGATAATGGCCTTTTTATACAGTTTATTGAATGTGTCCAGCTCCCTAATAATGACGGAAATTAAAGGTAGACAGGGTGTTCCAAAAACGATGGATAGAGAACTATATTTTGCAAATGTAGATGGTGAGGCACAGGAATATTACCAATTTTCAGTGCGGCCCTCCGGACCTAGCAAAATTTGTTTGACACCACAGCCACAGAAGAAGTCAATGCGCACTCGCCTGCGCGCCTCCGCGATAATATTCGCCATTTTGATTCGAAAATATGAAGGAGTTTTTCCTGCTTTGCATGCTTGAGCTGGGAAGAGGCTAGCTTATGAATTTATGTACTgtagaatatataaatatatattacgCGTAATAATATTGAATATACAAGGTACAAATGTGAGGCCTGTCCGTTGCCACGTCACAAGATACAAATATCCGTGTTACCAGGTTGACAGATACTTtgctcatactcctcgtcagactGACCCATCAAAACAAATCACGTTTGGCTAGttcgctaactaacgttagctattagcTAACGAAGGTAGGTAGCGCAACATTAGCCATACAGACGAGTGGATTGCAAACTTTGAACAAAACGGTAAGTTTCTCAGGACCATCGTTGGCTAGCTAAAGCTGGTGAGTTATTTGTGCTTGGCGACTTAAAATACATGGTTAAGCTATCAGTACCTAGTTAGCTAAAGAGGGTTAGCTAGCTTTTGCCAATTTAGCCAGCTAAAGTTGTGTTAATTTTAACGTTAGATGCT
This Oncorhynchus clarkii lewisi isolate Uvic-CL-2024 chromosome 21, UVic_Ocla_1.0, whole genome shotgun sequence DNA region includes the following protein-coding sequences:
- the LOC139378590 gene encoding E3 ubiquitin-protein ligase Hakai-like is translated as MDQSDNDLQGTDGSGSLGGPDVRRRIPIKLISKPTIRSKPAPRTQRPMGRQPSKPHAGDEESFSFKQEERFDSGTKAGDVFASQRRFPQQMFWDFKLNLIGEKDDIPAHFCDKCGLPIRIYGRMIPCKHVFCYECALLHEKKGDKMCPGMQLFSCTDPVQRIEQCLRGSLYMCSIVQGCKRTYLSQRDLQAHINHRHMRAAKALASRQDALHLPPSTEVPDRFRVPPPHLPKTQGHLPPSIQHGGHDPYSQPPQASHDAPPLSQETFRIATVTTRARSNLITVPIQDDSGSSSTSSSRDPLPPGPGPAPPPHHHPDYPGQPVVSHPHHMMAPPQQHYGPPPPPPPPINHPMQHPPQGSGTPHMVYNQAGPPPPMSNAPPPITPPPGHIMGQMPPYMNHPPPGPPPQHGGPPVNAPPPHHYNPNSMQQFPEDQGTLSPPFNQQGGLSPGMWPAPRGPPPPRMQGPPPQGQMPGPHHPDQSRYRPYYQ